The genomic segment ttctctttgtctgaCGAAGTATAGGTGGATATCccagacggggaagaagatcCGCCATTTGACGAAAGCTTGTGTAGTCCATTCCCCCCAATaccctctcctctttttaCATTTCCTGTTTGGCTTTGTCCATCAAGTGCCGCTTCATCTTGCAAGGGAGAAAACAAATCACTTGTTGGCGTCGATTTTAGGCTGCGTCCCCGTTCGCCTACTGGATGGGTCGGCCACGTATGTCTACTGGCTGTTACCACAACATACAGCGGATCGAAAGGATGCACACTTGGAGGTAGAGGAATGCGAACAAATCCTTTATCATCTGTGAACCAGAAAGCGCTGTTGCTGGCGCCGTCCTCCTCTGCACTGCGATGGTCaccagaggaaggcgaacgtGAAACACCGTCGTGGGCTCGTTTGGTAGTATCTTTATTTTCTGTTGGCGCCAACGACAATGAACCCCTGAGAATTTCGATTCGTGCGTTTGCGACTGGCCTTGTCGTACCTAGATCAACGACATCAACGAGAATTGCTGCTGTCCGACTGGTTATTGTGTCTTCTGGGTCTGACAGCCAAGAAGCGTCGGAGGAAAATATCCCATTTTCGCCGGAAGACCACTGCTGGTAGTGGTGAACTTCATAGCTAGCAACAATCGTCACGCCAACGCCTAACGAAGTAAAACCAACTAGTGCTGCGGGCGGCATAGGACCTGGGGTCCTCCAAGACTGATCATACATGCCACTCGAGGaactcgcgtctcttctccactgcaGCAATGTTACTGGGGCAGTGTTATGTGGGGGCGAAGtgacgagaggaagggaaatGAGTCGACTGAAAGTTGGGTGCCACGGTGATGACAGTGCCGGAGAAGCCATTATGTCTGCAGAAACCCTGAGAACTTGCGAAGCTGGTCTGAATCAGAAAAGTAAGGTGCACAGTGTGTTGAGTCTATGTTTTAAAGTTTCACAAATTAGCATATCTACATTTTGAATGTGAGGGGCACATGCACGAAAACGACACTGCGTGGAAACGACCAACGAAATATGGAATCTTCGAAAATCGTCGACTCCCATCGTCTATATCACTCACAGAAAGCAGTGAACTGTTAGACCAGTCACTGACAAAACTCATTATGAATCCGGTAGAACGAAGCTGGGTTCCAGTTGAGCACCGATCATGTTGCTGGCGCGCCTTTTTCAACAGGGAGTACGGCCTGCTTGCGAATTGTGCGCTATCCATACCATCGGAGTTTACTGGCGTAAAAACGTAAAAACGGAGATATGAAGGCAAGCGTGGCACTAACAATAGAAGTCAGAACACAACAACCTCTGTGCAAATGTTTATGCTTGTTCAGATGTCGATGTTTTATTGCGCTATCTTCATAAACACTGGACCGAGGCCAGACATTGCTACAAACAGCAAGTGAGGACAAAAGGTGTGTTTCCTGCATGTTTGCAATTAGCAATGTGCATCATTTGGAAAAAGGTGCTTATTATAAAATACCACCTGTATTAACTCTGTCGTGGAGATTTTTTCTCTATCACGTACTTCGCTCGGAAACTACCCTCGATCTAGTTTTagccacagagacacaaTCGTCAAATAAATAGATCCCATTCTCCTGCGTGGGCTTTGCCCACCCGCAGCTTTCCACCTAGTTCCCGTAAGCATCGTTTGAGGTTATTCCCGCTTCAGGAGTGCCAAACGGTTTATGTAAAGATGACCCTCATCTAGATTTTACGGTCACCAGTGGGGCCAGCGGTAGTTGAGACTTGAGAAGTATCGTATGTTTGTGGGTGTATCTTTGCGGCATACTCTGTTAAATCACTTGGGCTTCCGTAAACACAGGCGAAAAAAATCACGCAACATACctcagaaggagagaggattTCCTATAAAAGTTCACTTCGACAGCTTGAAGAGCCTGAAGAAGCATTTCTTTCCGACACGTCGCTTCTCGAGTGTCCTCGGAACTGTCACACTCGCCCGTTCGTCGCATGCTATCGTGGCTTCTCCCCCCCTCTTTCTTGTTGCCTTTTCGAAAGCAGTCATCCAACGGTGTGATGAAGACATCCCATGAATCTGTGCTAGGCGACGAGGGACTTTCAGGGGCCTCCTGTGACGATAGAGGGGGGAGAGTATCTTCCTTGAATTTGAATGGTGGATCGGGAGGAATGCTTTTGAAAGCCGAGTACACTGTCAACCTGCCCTCGGTTTCCATACGCCCTATGGACAATATTACACAATCCGAACCCAGAAGCAGCTCGCGCTCGTGGTCAGAATACAAGATAAAGCCGCTGCCTCAGCAATTAAATGCAAGAACAATCACTGACGACATTTCATTCTGAAGCCCATGGAAGTTTCTAGCATGTTATGCGGCGTTAAAAGTAATTCTTTCCAAAACCAGTTACAAACATGCCAACGAACTGTCAATAATGATGAAAATTATTTGATTAACATATCAGCAGAGGACAGAAAGCTGCGTTACGTTTGAACTTTTCACTGGATACATTCCTGCGTCACTTAATACAGATCGCAAAGACTGAAAATG from the Toxoplasma gondii ME49 chromosome IX, whole genome shotgun sequence genome contains:
- a CDS encoding hypothetical protein (encoded by transcript TGME49_288970), which produces METEGRLTVYSAFKSIPPDPPFKFKEDTLPPLSSQEAPESPSSPSTDSWDVFITPLDDCFRKGNKKEGGRSHDSMRRTGECDSSEDTREATCRKEMLLQALQAVEVNFYRKSSLLLRYVA